One window from the genome of Pirellulales bacterium encodes:
- a CDS encoding pre-toxin TG domain-containing protein — MLQLQTACCLSAADRNRLMEEYNANKIHIIENLNRYKELKSQQDALLDEYNWSDLRQQYNGQGIAADGLLYSYMDGENAEYMQGLQESANRATARDRAFWQETQEVAGWTSFAAGFVPGLGDAKDWQEVITGVDICTGEKLSTFDRVLTAGASFVPFVSGRVVRSGKKLLTKADDVVPNRGLLSQGQGELPAMDRRRYEQMKKAFESNAGKKRGGGGEIWDDEDAAMHLFSTNGPGTLGSSEGLGKIILCPNAPTFSVFEEFIHNTQRRTGRYQKWIEEFGKPKADLLAEIEAAQKLIKNANSWGISKNEVEIITGRLTGFQQSLDSL, encoded by the coding sequence ATGCTGCAATTGCAAACCGCTTGCTGCCTGAGCGCGGCGGACCGCAATCGCCTGATGGAGGAGTACAACGCCAATAAAATTCACATCATCGAAAATCTCAATCGCTACAAGGAACTAAAGTCGCAACAAGATGCCCTGCTGGACGAGTACAATTGGAGCGACCTGCGGCAGCAATACAATGGCCAGGGGATCGCCGCCGACGGCTTACTCTATTCCTACATGGATGGTGAGAACGCCGAGTACATGCAAGGCTTGCAAGAGTCCGCCAACCGGGCGACCGCGCGCGACCGCGCATTCTGGCAAGAAACGCAGGAGGTGGCCGGTTGGACCAGTTTCGCGGCCGGGTTTGTGCCGGGCCTGGGCGACGCCAAGGATTGGCAGGAAGTCATCACCGGCGTGGACATTTGCACCGGAGAAAAGCTCTCGACTTTTGATCGGGTGCTGACCGCGGGTGCCAGCTTTGTACCGTTTGTCAGTGGGAGGGTGGTTAGAAGCGGAAAGAAATTGTTGACCAAAGCGGATGATGTGGTCCCAAACAGGGGATTACTTAGTCAAGGCCAAGGCGAGTTGCCAGCTATGGATAGGCGGCGCTATGAGCAGATGAAAAAGGCATTTGAATCTAATGCCGGAAAGAAGCGAGGAGGTGGAGGAGAGATTTGGGACGATGAAGATGCTGCCATGCACCTTTTCTCAACCAACGGACCTGGTACACTAGGTAGTAGTGAGGGACTTGGCAAAATCATTCTTTGTCCTAATGCTCCGACATTTTCTGTTTTTGAGGAGTTTATTCATAATACGCAACGTCGTACTGGCAGATATCAGAAGTGGATTGAAGAGTTCGGTAAACCAAAAGCTGATTTGCTTGCTGAAATCGAGGCGGCACAGAAGCTAATCAAAAACGCTAACAGCTGGGGGATTTCCAAAAATGAAGTCGAGATTATCACTGGAAGACTTACAGGTTTTCAACAATCTTTGGATTCATTGTGA